The Arcobacter arenosus genome has a window encoding:
- the zwf gene encoding glucose-6-phosphate dehydrogenase encodes MNTKDNLCDFILFGGHGDLAFRKLMPALFHLCKDKYLASDSRIITVSRRDMNNFQHIELVKEKLIEFLPKKSFTEEDFDRFKKKLHIVTIDFCTNEGYDKLKEILDEHPERDRVNYLSTSPNYFGGICKFLSHNKLITENSRVVLEKPLGRDLESSQAINKTVLKYFEEDQIYRIDHYLGKDTVQNIMALRFSNRLFVHLWSSNHIDHVQITVAESVGAEGRWGYYDEYGAMRDMIQNHLLQLLCLIAMEPPCSLDANDIRDEKVKVLKTLRPISPHEIATKTVRAQYTAGSSMGESVPGYLDGDIKESNTETYAAVRVDIDNWRWNGVPFYIRSGKRMQKRNSEVVIQFKTMPHSIFEKNNHSPLVDNKLVIKLQPEESIELRLMNKIPGLSETMQLQEVNLELNAPHTHKRKSDAYERLILDVIRANATLFMRLDEVEAAWRWADPILEGWEQNLVPMKRYTAGTDGPTAAVQMIAHDGRSWNDD; translated from the coding sequence ATGAACACTAAAGACAACTTATGCGATTTTATTTTATTTGGAGGGCATGGTGATTTAGCTTTTAGAAAGCTAATGCCGGCCCTTTTTCATTTATGCAAAGATAAGTATCTTGCTAGCGATAGTAGAATTATTACTGTTTCTAGAAGAGATATGAACAATTTTCAACATATTGAATTAGTAAAAGAAAAACTAATAGAGTTTTTACCAAAAAAAAGTTTTACTGAAGAGGACTTTGATAGATTCAAAAAAAAGTTACATATAGTAACTATTGATTTTTGTACGAATGAAGGTTATGATAAATTAAAAGAGATACTTGATGAACATCCTGAAAGAGATAGAGTAAACTATTTATCTACTTCACCAAACTATTTTGGTGGAATCTGTAAGTTCTTATCTCATAATAAATTGATTACAGAAAACTCAAGGGTTGTTTTAGAAAAACCACTTGGAAGAGACTTAGAATCATCTCAAGCAATCAACAAAACAGTTTTAAAATATTTTGAAGAGGACCAAATCTACAGAATTGATCACTATTTAGGTAAAGATACAGTTCAAAATATTATGGCTCTTAGGTTTTCAAATAGATTATTTGTACATCTTTGGAGTTCAAACCATATTGACCATGTTCAAATTACAGTAGCTGAAAGTGTTGGAGCTGAAGGAAGATGGGGATATTATGATGAATATGGTGCAATGAGAGATATGATTCAAAACCATTTATTACAATTATTATGTCTAATTGCAATGGAACCACCTTGTTCCCTTGATGCAAATGATATTAGGGATGAAAAAGTTAAAGTTTTAAAAACATTAAGACCAATCTCTCCCCATGAAATAGCTACAAAAACTGTAAGGGCTCAATATACTGCGGGTTCTTCAATGGGAGAATCAGTTCCAGGATATTTAGATGGCGATATTAAAGAGAGTAATACTGAAACCTATGCTGCTGTAAGAGTTGATATAGATAACTGGAGATGGAATGGAGTTCCTTTTTATATTAGAAGTGGAAAGAGGATGCAAAAAAGAAATTCAGAGGTTGTAATACAGTTTAAAACTATGCCTCACTCAATCTTTGAAAAAAACAATCATTCTCCACTTGTTGATAATAAACTAGTGATTAAATTACAACCAGAAGAATCAATTGAATTAAGACTTATGAATAAAATTCCAGGTCTTAGTGAAACTATGCAATTACAAGAAGTAAATCTTGAACTTAATGCTCCCCATACCCATAAAAGAAAATCAGATGCCTATGAGAGACTTATTTTAGATGTAATTAGAGCAAATGCAACACTATTTATGAGATTAGATGAAGTTGAAGCTGCATGGAGGTGGGCTGACCCTATTTTAGAAGGTTGGGAACAAAATTTAGTTCCTATGAAAAGATACACAGCAGGAACAGATGGTCCAACTGCTGCAGTTCAAATGATTGCCCACGATGGAAGAAGTTGGAACGATGACTAA
- the galU gene encoding UTP--glucose-1-phosphate uridylyltransferase GalU: MTKKTNEITKCLFPAAGYGTRFLPATKAMPKEMLPILTKPLIQYGVEEAMEAGCNVMATITGRGKRAITDHFDISYELEHQIKGSSKESLLKDIRKIIETCTFTYTRQNEMKGLGDAIYKGKVLVGDNNPFAVILADDLCVNEKGDGILKQMVDLYNKYKCCIVACMEVPKEDVHKYGVIEGKPMEDGVYMVSNMVEKPDTDKAPSNLAVIGRYILTPEVFEVIENTKPGKNGELQITDSLCEQAKKGMVLAYKFKGRRFDCGSVEGFVEATNYFYELDKKQKK; the protein is encoded by the coding sequence ATGACTAAAAAAACAAATGAGATTACAAAATGCCTGTTTCCAGCGGCAGGATATGGGACAAGGTTTTTGCCAGCAACAAAAGCGATGCCAAAAGAGATGTTGCCAATATTGACAAAACCATTAATCCAATATGGTGTAGAAGAAGCGATGGAAGCAGGATGTAATGTAATGGCAACAATTACAGGACGAGGTAAAAGAGCAATTACAGATCACTTTGATATTTCATATGAATTAGAGCACCAAATAAAAGGAAGTTCAAAAGAATCACTTTTAAAAGATATTAGAAAGATTATAGAGACATGTACCTTTACATATACAAGACAAAATGAGATGAAAGGTTTAGGAGATGCAATATATAAAGGGAAAGTATTAGTAGGAGATAATAATCCCTTTGCAGTAATATTAGCAGATGACCTTTGTGTAAATGAAAAAGGTGATGGTATTTTAAAACAAATGGTAGATTTGTATAATAAATATAAATGTTGTATCGTAGCTTGTATGGAAGTACCAAAAGAAGATGTACATAAATATGGAGTAATAGAAGGAAAACCAATGGAAGATGGAGTATATATGGTATCAAATATGGTAGAAAAACCAGATACAGATAAAGCACCATCTAATCTAGCAGTAATAGGAAGATATATCTTAACACCAGAGGTTTTTGAAGTAATAGAGAATACGAAACCAGGGAAAAATGGAGAGTTGCAAATAACAGATTCATTGTGTGAACAAGCAAAAAAAGGTATGGTATTAGCATATAAGTTCAAAGGAAGAAGATTTGACTGTGGTTCTGTAGAAGGATTTGTGGAAGCTACTAATTATTTTTATGAATTGGATAAAAAACAGAAAAAATAA
- a CDS encoding alpha-amylase family glycosyl hydrolase has protein sequence MKHISDPNHIINKRIHRLYPEEIAEKAVHSIIDLVFKYKSRIKSKEYHLSEKDIILITYGDQVNRESEASLQTLKEFMDIHLKGFVNSVHILPFYPYSSDDGFSVVNYNEVDPHMGSWREIEQLGADYRVMVDGVINHISQFSDWFKAFLAGDRYFQDFFIEVDPSIDLSEVVRPRATPVLSEFIDDDGKLRHVWTTFSKDQVDLNYKNHRVLRNVLDALFYYIEKGATLIRLDAIAFVWKEIGTQCVHLPQTHELIQLIREVLHEVAPEVIIITETNVPHHENVSYFGSGDDEAQMVYNFALPPLLVHSIQNENTKTLTSWAKTLTLPSDKVCFFNFTASHDGIGMRPIKGILTDEELYAMVDKVKEHGGLVSYRAESDGSQTPYELNCSYIDALTHPNEDDQIRFKRMLLAQATVLVMPGVPGVYFHSLVGSRNYHDGVKHSGSNRTINREKYNFDWLENELSTQGSLAKRMLDSYKRLISIRINEKSFNPFGDFEFLDLDERLFVVDQISRDNKERILAIHNFSNEEVTVAVPENITSPLCDILSANCNQYECDDCKARREITLEPYQMMWLKGEI, from the coding sequence ATGAAACATATTTCCGACCCAAATCATATAATAAATAAAAGGATTCATAGACTTTATCCAGAAGAGATAGCTGAAAAAGCAGTTCATAGTATTATTGATCTTGTTTTTAAATATAAATCAAGAATAAAATCAAAAGAGTACCATCTTAGTGAAAAAGATATTATTTTAATTACCTATGGTGACCAAGTAAATAGAGAGAGTGAAGCCTCTTTACAAACACTAAAAGAGTTTATGGATATCCATTTAAAAGGTTTTGTTAATTCTGTTCATATTTTACCTTTTTATCCATATTCTAGTGATGATGGTTTTTCAGTTGTAAACTACAATGAGGTTGATCCCCATATGGGATCTTGGAGAGAGATAGAGCAATTGGGTGCTGATTATAGAGTTATGGTTGATGGAGTAATTAATCACATTTCTCAATTTTCAGATTGGTTTAAAGCTTTTCTTGCAGGAGATAGATATTTTCAAGACTTCTTTATTGAGGTTGACCCTTCAATTGATTTAAGCGAAGTTGTTAGACCTAGAGCAACACCTGTATTAAGTGAATTTATTGATGACGATGGAAAATTAAGACATGTTTGGACAACATTTAGTAAAGACCAAGTAGATTTAAATTACAAAAACCATAGAGTGTTAAGAAATGTTCTTGATGCACTTTTTTATTATATTGAAAAAGGTGCTACTTTAATTAGACTTGATGCTATTGCCTTTGTATGGAAAGAGATTGGAACCCAATGTGTTCATTTACCACAAACCCATGAATTAATTCAATTAATTAGAGAAGTTCTTCACGAAGTTGCACCAGAAGTGATTATTATTACAGAAACAAATGTTCCTCACCACGAAAATGTATCATATTTTGGAAGTGGTGATGATGAGGCTCAGATGGTTTATAATTTTGCCTTACCTCCACTTTTAGTTCATTCTATTCAAAATGAAAATACGAAAACTTTAACCTCTTGGGCAAAAACTTTAACTCTACCTAGTGATAAGGTTTGTTTCTTTAATTTTACAGCAAGTCATGATGGAATAGGAATGAGACCTATAAAAGGTATTTTGACTGATGAAGAACTTTATGCAATGGTTGACAAGGTAAAAGAACATGGAGGGTTAGTTTCATATAGAGCAGAATCAGATGGCTCTCAAACACCTTATGAATTGAACTGTTCATACATTGATGCTTTAACACATCCCAATGAAGATGATCAAATAAGATTTAAAAGGATGCTTTTAGCTCAAGCAACAGTATTAGTTATGCCAGGTGTTCCAGGTGTATATTTTCATTCTTTAGTTGGTTCAAGAAATTACCATGATGGGGTAAAACATTCAGGTAGTAATAGAACTATAAATAGAGAAAAATATAACTTTGATTGGCTTGAAAATGAACTTTCTACACAAGGCTCATTGGCAAAAAGGATGCTTGATTCTTATAAAAGATTAATATCAATAAGAATTAATGAAAAATCATTTAACCCTTTTGGAGATTTTGAATTTTTAGATTTAGATGAAAGATTATTTGTTGTTGATCAAATATCTAGGGATAATAAAGAAAGAATATTAGCAATTCATAACTTCTCAAATGAAGAGGTGACTGTCGCAGTTCCTGAAAACATAACTTCACCATTGTGTGATATTTTATCAGCAAATTGTAATCAATATGAATGTGATGACTGTAAAGCTAGACGTGAGATAACACTTGAACCTTATCAAATGATGTGGCTTAAGGGCGAAATTTAA
- a CDS encoding glycosyl transferase, with protein sequence MADFFQNGVITTLQNLGDRPIEDIEKELEDFGSRRKMVLLLPALYSEFETPAMHKIIEELKNVKYLYKIILGLDKATKEQFEEVKQLMSVLPCKVDVLWNDGPRIKELYADLTAEGFPGLDTPGKGRNVWTMIGYGMADKDAYAFALHDCDIVNYSREIPARLFYPIIHPALDFEFNKGYYSRVTNKLHGRATRLLYTPLINALTKVYGSNRYLEYMESFRYSLSGEFSFIRSLGRGIAISPTWGLEVSTLSEVYKNTSNKRICQTEIMETYEHKHQELGNAQDGGGIYKMANDIAKTLFRVLAQEGIVFSEASFKTLLATFFQESRFEISKYNALSKLNGLEYNREKEIKAVEAFQIAIKEAAEEFYEDPMGIPSLSSWITVRSVMSDFSYKFSEYVRKDNE encoded by the coding sequence ATGGCAGATTTTTTTCAAAATGGGGTGATTACAACTTTACAAAATCTTGGTGATAGACCAATAGAGGATATTGAAAAAGAGTTAGAAGATTTTGGTTCAAGAAGAAAAATGGTTTTATTATTACCAGCACTTTACTCAGAGTTTGAAACTCCAGCAATGCATAAAATTATTGAAGAGTTAAAAAATGTTAAATATTTATATAAAATTATATTAGGTCTTGATAAAGCTACAAAAGAGCAATTTGAAGAGGTAAAACAGTTAATGTCTGTTTTGCCTTGTAAAGTTGATGTTTTATGGAATGATGGACCAAGAATTAAAGAACTTTATGCAGATTTGACTGCTGAGGGTTTTCCAGGCCTTGATACACCTGGTAAAGGGAGAAATGTATGGACTATGATAGGTTATGGAATGGCAGATAAAGATGCCTATGCCTTTGCTTTACACGATTGTGATATTGTAAATTATAGTAGGGAGATTCCAGCTAGACTTTTTTATCCAATTATTCACCCCGCTTTAGATTTTGAGTTTAATAAAGGATATTATTCAAGGGTTACAAACAAACTTCATGGACGTGCAACTAGATTACTTTATACACCATTAATTAATGCGCTTACAAAGGTTTATGGTTCAAACAGATATTTAGAATATATGGAAAGTTTTAGGTATTCATTATCAGGGGAGTTTTCTTTTATTAGAAGTCTTGGAAGAGGAATTGCAATTAGTCCCACTTGGGGTTTAGAAGTTTCAACTTTAAGTGAAGTTTATAAAAATACTTCAAATAAAAGAATATGTCAAACGGAGATAATGGAAACTTATGAACACAAACATCAAGAGTTAGGAAATGCACAAGATGGTGGTGGAATTTATAAAATGGCAAATGATATTGCAAAAACTCTTTTTAGAGTTTTAGCCCAAGAGGGTATTGTATTTTCTGAGGCTTCATTTAAAACCCTTTTGGCTACATTTTTCCAAGAATCAAGATTCGAAATTTCAAAATACAATGCTTTAAGTAAATTAAATGGACTTGAATATAATAGAGAAAAAGAGATTAAAGCTGTTGAAGCATTTCAAATTGCCATTAAAGAAGCAGCCGAAGAATTCTATGAAGACCCTATGGGAATTCCATCATTGTCTTCTTGGATTACTGTAAGATCTGTAATGTCAGATTTCTCTTACAAGTTTTCAGAGTATGTAAGAAAGGATAATGAGTAA
- a CDS encoding glycerate kinase type-2 family protein produces MSKKNLEKIYFKALNKVKAKSIIKDNISLEKNILTISNEKIDLNKFNNLYIFGVGKAAFSMAKECENIIGKKIKGGFIVSTSKGNLNYLKHFTSTHPDVTTKSEDAANKLIDNVKKLKKNDYFIFLLSGGASAMIEKPILGLSLEDFIKASSSLLTSGIDIKALNTIRKSISQVKGGKLADCIKSNGKVLVLSDVIGDDLNIIGSAPMNNGKFQHILVGNNEIALNEAKKFCKKDYEKVEIITTTLDYPSKKASKYVTKLIKEYDKKYSSFVLLFGGETTTVVKSGGGYGGRNQELALRLLLENIVNEDISILCAGSDGIDGRSDANGAFVTSKTIEKMNEMKLNPKEFLENSDSNTFFKKLGFDFVTGITGTNVMDFIIIEKKGK; encoded by the coding sequence ATGTCTAAAAAAAATCTGGAAAAAATTTATTTTAAAGCCTTAAATAAGGTAAAAGCAAAATCTATAATTAAAGATAATATCTCTTTAGAAAAAAATATATTAACAATCTCTAATGAGAAAATTGACTTAAATAAGTTTAATAATCTTTATATTTTTGGAGTTGGTAAAGCTGCTTTTTCTATGGCAAAAGAGTGTGAGAATATTATTGGGAAAAAAATTAAGGGTGGATTTATTGTTTCAACTTCAAAAGGAAATTTAAACTATCTAAAACATTTTACATCAACACACCCTGATGTAACAACAAAAAGTGAAGATGCTGCAAATAAATTAATTGATAATGTAAAGAAACTAAAAAAGAATGATTATTTTATATTTTTACTTTCAGGTGGAGCTTCAGCTATGATTGAAAAACCTATTTTAGGACTAAGCTTAGAAGATTTCATTAAAGCCTCTTCCTCTTTATTAACATCTGGAATTGATATAAAAGCATTAAATACTATAAGGAAATCTATTTCCCAAGTAAAAGGTGGAAAACTAGCTGATTGTATAAAATCTAATGGAAAAGTATTGGTTTTAAGTGATGTAATAGGGGATGATTTAAATATTATAGGTTCTGCTCCAATGAATAATGGAAAATTCCAACATATTTTAGTTGGGAATAATGAAATAGCATTAAATGAAGCAAAAAAGTTTTGTAAAAAAGATTATGAAAAAGTAGAAATTATTACTACTACTTTAGACTACCCTTCAAAAAAAGCCTCAAAGTATGTAACTAAATTGATAAAAGAATATGATAAAAAATACTCTAGTTTTGTGTTGTTGTTTGGTGGGGAAACAACAACAGTAGTAAAATCAGGTGGGGGATATGGTGGAAGAAACCAAGAACTTGCTTTAAGATTATTACTTGAAAATATAGTTAATGAGGATATTTCAATTTTATGTGCAGGTAGTGATGGTATTGATGGACGCTCAGATGCAAATGGAGCATTTGTAACTTCCAAAACTATTGAAAAGATGAATGAAATGAAATTAAATCCAAAAGAGTTTTTAGAAAATAGTGACTCTAATACATTTTTTAAAAAACTTGGTTTTGATTTTGTAACAGGAATTACAGGTACAAATGTGATGGATTTTATAATAATAGAGAAAAAGGGGAAATAA
- a CDS encoding HAD-IIB family hydrolase: MKTVIFTDLDGTFLNHDDYSFDSSKDSLSLINEKKIPLLFTTSKTRVEVELLQKKVGIKEPFIVENGAAIFFPKDYQNFDLSFLDEYHGYYILQLGLKYKQVLNFYNKYKSEFGLLGFSDMNIDDIVKYTGLSEDDAKLSKQRDFTEPFLIEDKTKLKNLKNLALTYNIKITKGGRFYHLIGEFQDKGIAVKKAEKIFEKIYNDDINSIGLGDGPNDIVMFENVDIPIVIKNHKGKYVDTKIKNIQKSEFEGSKGWNEMVLKNV; this comes from the coding sequence ATGAAAACAGTAATATTTACAGATTTAGATGGAACTTTTTTAAATCATGATGATTATTCTTTTGATTCGTCAAAGGATTCCCTCTCTTTAATTAATGAAAAAAAAATCCCATTATTATTCACCACAAGTAAAACTAGAGTTGAAGTGGAATTACTTCAAAAAAAAGTTGGCATAAAAGAACCTTTTATTGTTGAGAATGGTGCTGCAATTTTCTTCCCTAAAGATTATCAAAATTTTGACCTTTCATTTTTAGATGAGTATCATGGTTACTATATTTTACAACTTGGACTTAAATATAAACAAGTATTGAATTTTTATAATAAATATAAAAGTGAGTTTGGCTTACTAGGTTTTTCTGATATGAATATTGATGATATAGTAAAATATACAGGTTTAAGTGAAGATGACGCAAAACTTTCAAAACAAAGAGATTTTACCGAGCCCTTTTTAATAGAGGATAAAACAAAATTAAAAAACTTAAAAAATCTTGCCCTTACATATAATATTAAAATTACAAAAGGTGGTAGATTTTATCATTTAATTGGAGAATTTCAAGATAAAGGAATTGCTGTAAAAAAAGCAGAAAAGATTTTTGAAAAAATTTACAATGATGATATAAATTCAATTGGTTTAGGTGATGGACCAAATGATATTGTTATGTTTGAAAATGTTGATATTCCAATAGTTATCAAAAACCATAAAGGTAAATATGTTGATACAAAAATTAAAAATATTCAAAAATCAGAGTTTGAAGGCTCAAAAGGTTGGAATGAAATGGTGTTAAAAAATGTCTAA
- a CDS encoding EAL domain-containing protein, with amino-acid sequence MVKIKDLFIVQLFLFSLVIIGLFSYLFFLENGKSNYEKYKNNLNKMVVSNLFINNFLEKRDTFINFDKVVFQTNSFESFLENILKNDVEKEFGEDFNLSIKKIKKLFLKKTELVERFKSRQASLLNSLHYIYELNHALPKDIKEEKKKLFEEITFLIMQEFIKIDKNEKDIANLITKLEEENKNHLTHKDQLFIVHSKKFIENLNFLENLRTEIYGLDLLNTIQKTQLNLEKIYNEKLKNQFLISFIFFISIIIILSLMYKQHMKAKKIKNELSAFKYAVENSDNSIVLTDAKKNILYVNDNFERITGYQKGDVFGQTPEVLGSGETPQEVYDDLNKKLESGDKWEGEFVNKKKDGTLFYEKASIVPIKIDDKITNYLAIKLDITEYIEQSEELKLSAAIFENIKEGILICGADKRILTVNRGFESILGYSKSELIGEKPSLFKSGFHDFIFYKKMWQDLKDKGSWRGKIYDKKKSGEMIPIWLNISAIKNNNGEVSRYIAVHTSLQEIIKSQKKAEFLAYHDSLTSLPNRVKLESDLEYTINIANRNELEIFVLFIDLDRFKIINDTLGHGIGDELLKIVAKRIKSILRETDILARMGGDEFIVVLDTSRNKKGAGFVCEKILDIIKEPIIIQNNNLTTTASIGVAVFPNDGKDITSLIKNADTAMYYAKKLGKNNYQFYDEKLSLDVHAQLKIEQSLKSAILDNEFYLNYQPQYNIKTKEVTSFEALVRWQSKELGYVRPDKFIPIAEDNGMIYEIGKFVFEQACEAFVEFKKINKNLKYIAINISSVQFKDKNFVNDIFYIVCKYNLKPSEIELEVTERYVMEYSQSNLNTMDELRDLGFRFSIDDFGTGYSSMGYLTKFPIDIIKVDKSFIDGTPNDNNNVQIVKAIVVLSKSLGFSVVAEGIEYKEQEEFLQSLNCDFGQGYLFSKPLSFDDTLTILEKKN; translated from the coding sequence GTGGTTAAAATTAAAGATTTATTTATTGTTCAACTGTTTCTTTTTAGCCTAGTTATTATAGGGTTATTCTCTTATCTTTTCTTTCTAGAAAATGGTAAATCAAATTATGAAAAATATAAAAATAATTTAAATAAAATGGTGGTTTCCAATCTTTTTATTAATAATTTTTTAGAAAAAAGAGATACGTTTATAAACTTTGATAAGGTAGTTTTTCAAACAAACAGTTTTGAAAGTTTTTTAGAAAATATTTTGAAAAATGATGTAGAAAAAGAGTTTGGAGAAGATTTTAATTTAAGCATTAAAAAAATTAAAAAGCTTTTTTTAAAGAAAACAGAATTAGTAGAAAGGTTTAAATCTAGACAAGCATCACTTTTAAACTCTTTACATTACATATATGAATTGAATCATGCTTTGCCAAAAGATATAAAAGAGGAAAAGAAAAAGCTTTTTGAAGAAATTACATTTCTTATAATGCAAGAGTTTATAAAAATTGATAAAAATGAAAAAGATATTGCAAATCTAATTACTAAATTAGAAGAAGAGAATAAAAACCATTTAACTCATAAAGACCAACTTTTTATAGTACATTCAAAAAAGTTTATAGAAAATCTCAATTTTCTAGAAAATCTAAGAACTGAGATTTATGGTTTAGATTTATTAAATACAATCCAAAAAACACAATTAAATTTAGAAAAAATTTATAATGAGAAATTAAAGAATCAGTTTTTAATTTCATTTATTTTCTTTATTTCAATTATTATAATTTTGTCTTTAATGTATAAACAGCACATGAAAGCAAAAAAAATCAAAAATGAATTATCAGCATTTAAATATGCTGTTGAAAATAGTGATAATTCAATTGTATTAACAGATGCAAAGAAAAATATTTTATATGTTAATGATAATTTTGAAAGAATAACAGGGTATCAAAAAGGTGATGTTTTTGGTCAAACACCTGAGGTTTTAGGTTCAGGTGAAACACCTCAAGAGGTATACGATGACTTAAATAAAAAACTTGAAAGTGGTGATAAGTGGGAAGGTGAATTTGTAAATAAGAAAAAAGATGGAACTTTGTTTTATGAAAAAGCTTCTATTGTTCCAATTAAAATTGATGATAAAATTACAAACTACTTAGCTATAAAACTTGATATTACTGAATATATAGAACAAAGTGAAGAGTTAAAACTTTCAGCTGCAATTTTTGAAAATATTAAAGAGGGTATTTTAATATGTGGTGCAGATAAAAGGATTTTGACAGTAAATCGAGGTTTTGAATCAATTTTAGGATACTCAAAAAGTGAATTAATTGGAGAAAAACCAAGCTTATTTAAATCTGGTTTCCATGATTTTATTTTTTATAAAAAGATGTGGCAAGATTTAAAAGATAAAGGTTCATGGAGAGGAAAAATCTATGATAAGAAAAAATCAGGAGAAATGATTCCTATTTGGCTTAATATCTCTGCAATTAAGAATAATAATGGAGAAGTATCAAGGTATATAGCCGTTCATACAAGTTTACAAGAGATAATTAAATCCCAGAAAAAAGCTGAGTTTTTAGCTTACCATGATAGTTTAACTTCTTTACCAAATAGAGTAAAACTAGAATCAGATTTAGAATATACAATTAATATTGCAAATAGAAATGAACTTGAAATTTTTGTTTTATTTATCGATTTAGATAGGTTTAAAATAATCAATGACACTTTAGGTCATGGAATTGGTGATGAATTATTAAAAATTGTTGCAAAAAGAATAAAATCTATTTTAAGGGAAACTGATATCTTAGCTAGAATGGGTGGGGATGAGTTTATTGTAGTATTAGACACTTCTAGAAATAAAAAAGGTGCAGGTTTTGTTTGTGAAAAGATATTAGATATTATTAAAGAACCTATTATTATACAAAATAACAATCTTACTACAACTGCAAGTATTGGTGTTGCAGTTTTCCCTAATGATGGTAAAGATATAACTTCACTTATTAAAAATGCGGATACTGCTATGTATTATGCAAAAAAACTAGGGAAAAACAATTATCAGTTTTATGATGAGAAACTTTCTTTGGATGTTCATGCACAACTTAAAATTGAACAATCATTAAAATCAGCTATTTTAGATAATGAATTTTATTTAAATTATCAACCTCAATATAACATAAAAACTAAAGAAGTAACTTCTTTTGAAGCTTTAGTTCGATGGCAAAGTAAAGAGTTAGGTTATGTAAGGCCAGATAAATTTATTCCAATTGCTGAAGATAATGGTATGATTTATGAAATTGGAAAATTTGTGTTTGAACAAGCTTGTGAAGCTTTTGTTGAATTCAAAAAGATTAATAAAAATCTAAAATATATAGCTATAAATATTTCAAGTGTACAGTTCAAAGATAAAAATTTTGTTAATGATATTTTTTATATTGTTTGTAAATACAATTTAAAGCCAAGTGAGATTGAACTAGAAGTTACTGAACGATATGTTATGGAATACTCACAAAGTAATTTAAATACTATGGATGAATTAAGAGATTTAGGTTTTAGGTTTTCTATTGATGATTTTGGTACAGGTTACTCATCAATGGGTTATTTAACTAAATTCCCAATTGATATTATAAAAGTTGATAAATCATTTATTGATGGAACGCCAAATGATAATAATAATGTTCAAATCGTAAAAGCAATTGTTGTCTTATCAAAAAGTTTAGGTTTTAGTGTAGTTGCTGAGGGTATAGAATATAAAGAGCAAGAAGAGTTTTTACAATCTTTAAATTGTGATTTTGGACAAGGTTATCTTTTCTCAAAACCATTAAGTTTTGACGATACTTTAACGATTTTGGAAAAGAAAAACTAA